Sequence from the Festucalex cinctus isolate MCC-2025b chromosome 21, RoL_Fcin_1.0, whole genome shotgun sequence genome:
TGGATGTGTTGTACGGAAGGTGGAACTCCACATTAGCTGTGTAGCAAGCTAACAACTAGCTTTGCCATACAAAGACGCCACGGGACTTTGACAGCTCAAACGTTTCTTTGTCGGTGACAAATGTTAAGATATATCAGTCCTTCAGTGAGTATGTTCCAAACAGTTAAAAGAGTGTGTTGTTACTCCCCAAGCCTCTTAAGACTATATAAGCCCCTACCAAACCACTCGTGCACTtttcaaagtggaaaaaaaaacaatactgaagCTGACTGCCATCAACTGATGCTtcagaaaacaaaatgaattagACAAAATAGAAAGAACAGACAAGACTGAAACAAAATAAGCCAGGGGGTAAATAAGGGACAATATTGTAAATGCTGTAAAGTAAAAATGGCAAACCGATTAGTCTATGATGATCACTTTCCCCTATTTCTGTAATCGTTTCGGGTAAAATAGATTAAACTAGCGTGAGGCAACACTGACAAAGGCATTCTGATTGCATATCTTGTTAGCACAGCTCTATTTGTCAGTACACACTTCCTGTTCAGACAGACACTGGATGAGCATTGATATCGTTATCACCCACCGCACTAGTAATTAGGGACACAAAGCTTTTTCCAAAGGTGATAGCACAGAAAGCAGTGGTGACTGAAACAAGGATGGGTGTATTGGGGTGTGAGGACCAAGAATAGTTCATGGAACGTCATATGTTACTCTGTCGACctccttcagtttttttttttttcctttttgttgtttttgtagtttGTTCTCCACATTATTATCGTCCCTCCTTTTAATGATGTGACACTCTATGTTGTTTGTCCCCCAGGAGATCGTCTCCTCTCTGTTATCTGTCACATTGGGAGAATCAACTGCGGGACTGGGGGAGGGATTGTTTTCATTGCAACAGCAGGGAGGTGCCAATGGGAATGttacaatataatataaaactGCAGATGACACTTTCAAGATATAGTATCACTCACATTGCTATTGTGTAAACAGAAGCTTGCACCTTCCGAACCCTACCAGCCCATGCCTGCTATGCTTTGCTTGACTTAGTCTAGTCTCCACTATTACTCATACATGTATGTGCTGAATGCATGAAATCAAGTAATTTGACATTGATTTACATATAAACCCACCCTCAAAGCCACGGCTCCCCGTGTTGTTTGATTTGACCAATGGGAAGCCGGCCCGCTTGAGGGACACGATGGCGCACCCCATCGAAGTGTTGAGTAAGTGTTCTTCGTTGCCTTCGCCGGCCAGGATGAAGAGTGGAGCCAGCAAGGCCTGGGGGAACAACCAGGATGGGGTGGTGGCCAGTCAGCCAGCCCGTGTTGTGGATGAGCGCGAACAGATGGCCATCAGCGGAGGCTTCATTCGCAGGTAAGCGCAAGTCATACGAAGCTACTCATTCCAGAACATTGCTTCTTCCGTAGTTCACGTTTACATGGCTATTTATagcaaatgtgttaaaacaTTAGCTTGACAGTACGGTGGTACGTCGAAGGTGGTACAATTCAGAAGTCAACTATGGATATTAGATGGACTGTGCCAATGAAACTACTTAATTTACTGTCAGTCATAAAAATTGCGACTGTAATTTAAAATTGACAGTTAAATTGACGTTTGGGGATTAACAATTACAGTTTGGtgcggcttgaaatattgacggattgacgatgacgGAAAGATTGTTGACAATTGCCGAATGACGGACGCTCAAAATTCTTTGCCGCGCCCACCTctgttttttactttcttgtagggatgtaacgatagccaaacatcacgatacgatattatcacgatatgaaggtcgcgatacgataattatcacgatattgtggggggttaacgatatttaaataagatcaccatattgtaaaaaaaaaaaaaaaaaaaaaaaaaagcgctcatatgtaacaacaatgcatataaaccacctacaatctcaaataacaatattgaggcacttacttgctaatgcaagcacacattgatcgcttcacaagcaaattaggttcccctttatctgacaattagcatagattttaaacatagaaggccaaaacatccctaatgaaaattaaagtgtactaataaactagccactcgactaactttttttttttttaaaccaaagaaAAGTTTGTTATGGTACTCTTGCTTGGAGTTGGTTGACAAAAAAGGGCATAATTGGATGGAAGACCTTGTTGTGGGATAGGTTATACTCTGCATTGCAATAAGAGGAAACGTTCACAACGGGAATAGAGGGAGGTCAACTCAGCTCATTCCAGCAGGTTTGATGCAAACAGTATTTCACATAAATgcacaattatatatatatttttttgtccttaGGGTAACAGATGATGCCCGGGAAAATGAGATGGACGAGAACCTGGAGCAGGTGGGTGGTATCATCGGAAACCTGCGTCACATGGCTGTGGACATGGGCAACGAGATCGACACCCAGAATCGCCAGATCGACCGGATCATGGACAAGgtaaagaacacacactgggggaaACGTGTTCGCCTATTGCTTCTTCAAACTATCCAAAGTCACATTCCcgttaaattattaaaaattatgCATTATAGCCGTAAATATTCTTTTAGCCACACCAGCAATAAGACATTAGATCAAAAATTGATTGAGACaacctgcaccacaacttagactaAACTGGTTTTCACTTGATTTAAAGTCTAGCCTCCTTTTTGTCACCAAACTGTCGGAAGCATGTAGTAGAAAACGACCTTAAACGGCTAGCAAGGCACAGAGcggtctgccaaattcccaaacactgTAAGCTAGACGTGTCCCATGAAAATGGAGACGCGCCAGTTTTTATGCTGACCTTTCTATGAAAATAGGGCCACTTATCTTGTCTTAtcttaagaaaaacaaatagcTGATgctatgctaactgttagctaatCAGGTAGCTAGCTAGTTTGCGATTCCAAACTCTTGTACTTGAGTAATTCTCAAAGACATGTGCCTACCAAAATCTGGAGAGAAAAATTATTCAGTCAAACCCTCTCTTATCCTCTTTTCGCTCACGTAGGCTGATTCCAACAAGACCAGGATCGACGAGGCCAACCAGAGGGCCACAAAGATGCTTGGCAGTGGCTAAACGACCTGGCCACGGCGGGCACGACCCGTTCCGGTGTACGGCGCCGCACGTCATCAGACGCCGACATGCTTTCATCATGATCTTGACCTTCTAGgtttgcacacatgcacatatcACCTCCCCTTCCCCCATTGTAAATGTCGTTCTGTGTGTTGTTTGTCGAGCTTTTTCAAGATGATTGTCCTCGTAAAAATGATGATTTCTTATACACCGTACATCATTCTTTCCAAAGGTTGTATATAGTGCTGAGGAGTTAATGGCGCTCTGGCTCACCTGTGAAGTTTTTATTCTCTTGatcaatatatatacatatatataatatattattctatatcacatatatattatatatatgttaAAGTACACTGCAATGGATGGCAAGTATAATAGGAATGCGATACAAGctgtttgttttgattgttCCTTCTTTTTCAGTATCTCGGTATTGTCGTAGTAAAACGGTTTCATGTAGGCTACTGTCATGCTCCTTCTTTTAGCGTTTTGTCACAGCAAAAGGGAGAAGACCGATGATGACAAGTCAGGGTTCACTGAGTTGAATAAGATTGCAAACAGCACTTACAATCATAAAAGGCAGTCGCTGCTCCATTTTCCATCATTGCGATCATACTGAGTTTACTGTTTAGACAATGTGCAATTAGATTCTCTGTAGCTGTATTAGGCATTTGCATTCCAAGTGATGTGAATTGTGCGTTATCTGCATGACAATTGGTAGATTTTAGTCTTCTAAATAAAACCTgtctggaaaaaatatatagaaaaaatGAGAACACGGCAGTAGCGACTTGACAAAAACGCATGCTCAGTATTAGGACACAGTTGATCGTTCCATTCTTCCCTGCAAGTTTGCAATAGTGCCACTCTTTCTGTCTTGATATATTTACTGACTGTGACCATCTTGTTGTAAAATAATGCAaaagggataaaaaaaaaaagaagtgagatGACAGACAAAACATTTGTGGTcgtattgcaaaaaaaagaagaaaaaaaaagacctgttTTCTAAACGATTATGCAGTTCTGTGATGAGGATGTTGATCACGTGCTGAAAGAGGAGGACTGGTTGTGTACTGTAACATAGGTTTTGGatgctctgaaaaaaaaaaaaaacacaaataaacgtTTGCAATGTAAAGCAAAGGCGCACATTTCTGAGAGACCTTACTTTTATAAGAAGACTGTACCTGTAAGTTTATTCTCCCCGTGTGGTTTGTtattagtacaaaaaaaaaaatgacaatgttgaTGATAACTATACactgaaacaaaaagaaaacatcaaGGGTTTTTTGTTGCTTCTGTACTTTAGAGCTATGCATACCAAATctccaaaaatgtcctttggttAGAGTAAGGTGATGAAATACCCCAACCTGAATGACAATAGATTCAACTGTGAGATTGATGTCCTCAA
This genomic interval carries:
- the snap25a gene encoding synaptosomal-associated protein 25-A: MADDADMRNELSDMQQRADQLADESLESTRRMLQLVEESKDAGIRTLVMLDEQGEQLERIEEGMDQINKDMKDAEKNLNDLGKFCGLCSCPCNKMKSGASKAWGNNQDGVVASQPARVVDEREQMAISGGFIRRVTDDARENEMDENLEQVGGIIGNLRHMAVDMGNEIDTQNRQIDRIMDKADSNKTRIDEANQRATKMLGSG